From a region of the Paralichthys olivaceus isolate ysfri-2021 chromosome 4, ASM2471397v2, whole genome shotgun sequence genome:
- the usp39 gene encoding ubiquitin carboxyl-terminal hydrolase 39, which translates to MMVSLKREREVEVDDDDDDSDDGVAAKVGRGRVVEDRRSRHCPYLDTINRSVLDFDFEKLCSISLSHINVYACLICGKYFQGRGLKSHAYTHSVQFTHHVFLNLHTLKFYCLPDNYEIIDSSLEDITYVLKPTFTKQHISGLDKQGKLYRAYDGTTYLPGIVGLNNIKANDYANVVLQAFSNVPPLRNYFLEEENYRGIRRPPGDIMFLLVQRFGELMRKLWNPRNFKAHVSPHEMLQAVVLCSKKNFQITKQGDAVDFMTWFLNALHGALGGTKKKPSIITQAFQGSMRIFSKKLPHPDLPPEEKEALLVTEEYQEQMSESTFLFLTLDLPTAPLYKDEKEQLIIPQVPLFNILGKFTGSTEKEYKTYKENFLKRFQLTKLPPYLIFCIKRFTKNNFFVEKNPTIVNFPITNVDLREYLTEEAQATEKCTTYDLVANVVHDGKPTEGAYRIHVLHHGTGKWYEMQDLQVIDILPQMITLSEAYIQIWKRQECTDDTNNHTEA; encoded by the exons ATGATGGTTTCTCTGAAACGAGAAAGAGAAGTTGAGGTggacgacgacgacgacgacagCGACGACGGAG TGGCAGCTAAAGTAGGACGAGGACGTGTAGTAGAAGACCGAAGAAGTCGCCACTGCCCGTATCTAGACACCATAAACAG GAGTGTGTTGGACTTTGACTTTGAGAAGCtctgctccatctctctgtcccACATCAACGTCTACGCCTGCCTTATATGTGGGAAATACTTCCAGG GTAGAGGACTGAAGTCCCATGCCTACACCCACAGCGTACAGTTTACCCACCATGTGTTCCTCAATCTGCACACACTCAAGTTTTACTGTCTGCCAGACAACTACGAGATCATCGACTCTTCACTGGAGGACATCACT tatgtGCTAAAGCCAACTTTCACCAAGCAGCACATTTCAGGACTGGACAAGCAAGGGAAACTGTACCGAGCCTATGATGGTACGACATACCTACCAGGCATTGTTGGGCTCAACAACATCAAAGCTAATGACTATGCCAACGTGGTGTTACAG GCTTTTTCCAACGTTCCACCTTTGCGAAACTACTTCCTGGAGGAGGAAAACTACAGAGGAATCCGCAGGCCACCGGGGGACATCatgttcctcctggtgcagagGTTTGGGGAGCTGATGCGCAAACTTTGGAATCCAAGAAACTTCAAGGCCCACGTGTCTCCCCATGAGATGCTTCAGGCCGTGGTGCTGTGCAGCAAGAAGAACTTCCAAATTACCAAACAAG GAGATGCTGTGGACTTCATGACGTGGTTCTTGAATGCTCTGCATGGGGCGCTTGGAGGCACAAAGAAAAAGCCAT CAATCATTACGCAAGCATTTCAAGGCTCCATGCGGATCTTCTCCAAGAAACTTCCACACCCAGATTTA CCACCGGAGGAGAAAGAGGCATTACTTGTGACGGAGGAATACCAGGAACAGATGTCTGAGTCCACCTTCCTGTTTCTGACACTTGACCTCCCAACAGCTCCACTGTACAAGGATGAGAAAGAGCAGCTTATCATCCCCCAGGTCCCTCTCTTCAACATCCTGGGCAAGTTCACTGGCAGCACAGAGAAG GAATACAAAACCTACAAAGAGAATTTTCTCAAAAGGTTCCAGTTGACCAAACTTCCTCCGTACCTAATTTTTTGCATCAAAAGATTCACCAAGAACAACTTCTTTGTGGAAAAGAACCCAACAATTGTCAACTTCCCCATCAC GAACGTAGACCTTCGTGAGTACTTGACAGAAGAAGCTCAAGCTACAGAGAAGTGCACAACTTATGACCTCGTCGCCAACgtagtgcatgatgggaaaccCACTGAGGGAGCGTACAGAATACATGTTCTGCATCAC GGAACTGGGAAGTGGTACGAGATGCAGGACCTTCAGGTGATCGACATTCTCCCCCAGATGATCACGTTGTCAGAAGCCTACATCCAG ATCTGGAAGAGACAAGAGTGTACTGatgacacaaacaaccacacagaGGCGTAA
- the c4h2orf68 gene encoding UPF0561 protein C2orf68 homolog, which produces MDILRDDEEQELKYKRAGRLDMSHGFLHHIRRNQIARDDYDKEVKHAKELQRRRHTTTPRRPRRPDIQVYHPRQRHGSEPGAGAEAEEWNESGSSTETETHGTELFWLDYQADSGAITSFLVHKDDKPEKVVERVADKNSLDSAMRAALVARIRKEMDKRRDKR; this is translated from the exons ATGGATATTCTAAGAGACGATGAAGAGCAGGAGCTGAAATACAAGCGCGCGGGGCGTTTGGACATGAGCCACGGCTTCCTGCACCATATCCGGAGGAACCAGATTGCTAG GGATGACTATGATAAAGAGGTGAAGCATGCCAAAGAGCTTCAGCGGCGGAGGCACACCACAACCCCCAGGCGACCCCGTCGACCTGACATCCAAGTGTACCATCCACGGCAAAGAC ATGGATCCGAACCAGGGGCTGGTGCTGAGGCTGAGGAGTGGAACGAGAGTGGGTCGAGCACAGAGACGGAAACCCACGGGACTGAACTTTTCTGGCTCGACTATCAGGCAGACTCTGGTGCCATTACATCCTTTCTTGTGCACAAG gATGATAAGCCTGAGAAAGTAGTGGAACGTGTTGCGGATAAGAACAGCTTGGATTCAGCCATGAGGGCAGCTCTGGTGGCTCGGATTCGAAAGGAAATGGACAAAAGACGAGACAAACGCTGA